The following proteins are encoded in a genomic region of Cryptomeria japonica chromosome 11, Sugi_1.0, whole genome shotgun sequence:
- the LOC131061440 gene encoding uncharacterized protein LOC131061440, which translates to MKVLNILDSSNPLYGTIHNAMIQSWDKSRTMSKASLDKADNFFEKCTSESSIIFVSHSLVHQEQESAPLILSVTSQKNAILKNYSFLKGRPVENFVAGGKEDVEMMDAYQSNGDALIVSSESSFETSLNVDAQVSEKNNQQQIICSNAPCSVEFIKNCLVQGQQLIEADANNATFQVKQQVEQSEICTVCAPGQMVLVDSPLKRQVAFQVNAYENQYVLGDVVVSTAANLAVDIADKENSVQRSSKRSLLTAITEQRKIREQMKHFLRQLHNFPGHVLPKNIMKCRKKNVDGAFFVNLLQVILVVAYITYGF; encoded by the coding sequence ATGAAGGTTCTAAATATATTAGATTCATCAAATCCGTTATATGGCACTATACATAATGCAATGATACAATCCTGGGATAAAAGTAGGACAATGAGTAAAGCATCCCTTGACAAAGCAGATAATTTTTTTGAGAAGTGCACTTCAgaatcatccatcatatttgtaTCACATTCTCTTGTACACCAGGAACAAGAGAGTGCACCTTTAATTCTTTCTGTAACTTCCCAAAAGAATGCTATCCTCAAGAATTATTCTTTTTTAAAAGGAAGACCTGTTGAGAACTTTGTTGCAGGAGGCAAAGAAGATGTTGAAATGATGGATGCATATCAAAGTAATGGTGATGCTCTAATAGTAAGTTCTGAAAGTTCTTTTGAAACATCATTGAATGTTGATGCACAAGTATCAGAGAAAAACAATCAGCAACAGATTATTTGTTCCAATGCCCCTTGTAGTGTTGAGTTTATAAAAAACTGTTTAGTTCAGGGTCAACAACTAATTGAAGCGGATGCCAACAATGCAACTTTCCAGGTGAAGCAACAAGTTGAACAGTCTGAGATTTGCACCGTGTGTGCACCTGGTCAAATGGTTTTGGTTGATAGCCCTCTTAAGAGACAAGTGGCTTTTCAAGTAAATGCTTATGAAAATCAATACGTTTTAGGGGATGTGGTTGTGTCAACTGCTGCAAATTTAGCAGTTGATATTGCTGATAAGGAAAATAGTGTACAACGATCTTCAAAAAGGTCTCTATTGACTGCAATCACAGAACAAAGGAAAATCAGAGAACAAATGAAGCATTTTTTAAGGCAACTGCACAATTTTCCTGGCCATGTTTTACCAAAAAATATAATGAAGTGCAGAAAGAAAAATGTGGATGGTGCCTTTTTCGTAAATCTTCTACAAGTAATCCTAGTGGTTGCATATATTACATATGGCTTCTGA